Within Sphaerodactylus townsendi isolate TG3544 linkage group LG05, MPM_Stown_v2.3, whole genome shotgun sequence, the genomic segment aaattaaaataacagaggtagcaactgcaaatgaaaaataggaaggggggggaatgggggaaggAAAGCAGAAGACAACTGCAAAACTTGAAGATAAAATATATAATCTAGCATGTTACAATAGGAGATATGATGTTTGAATGTCATGAATGTCGAATTCTCTAATGATGCCAAAATAAGTGTCAAAATAAGTGTCAAAATAAAGACTGGGCAATCCAGAGTTTTAATAAACTGTGCTGGCTGTGAAAAACAAGGTACAATTTTGTCATTGAGAAAGCTTCTGTCATTTCTTTTTGAGTCTTTAAATATTTCTTATGTGGCACTGCATGCGACTGAAAGgcgatgtatgtatgtattgttattgttaagaaagagaaggaaaatgccCTCATTATTCTTTATGTCTTTCAGCAGGACAGGCTTTTATGATCTTCTCTTCACGTTTTCATGAGCCACTTCCAAGCCCATGTGCTCACCCTTACAACAGATATTAGTCTCCCTTTGAACCTTGTTCTCCCAACAGACATTCCAAAAATTTCAGATTAAAGGCATAAATATGACAGTTGCTACTGGAGACCCAACAGATGAAGCAGCAGCTTTGCCTGGTCACCCTCAGGATACCTATAACCCAGAAACCGATCATGAATGTTGTGAAAGGGTGGTCATTAACATCTCAGGACTGCGGTTTGAAACCCAGCTGAAGACACTTGCTCAGTTTCCAGAGACCTTGTTAGGAGACCCTAAAAAGAGAATGCGGTACTTTGATCCTCTCCGGAACGAGTATTTTTTTGACCGAAACCGACCCAGCTTTGATGCTATTTTGTACTACTACCAATCTGGTGGCAGATTGAGGCGGCCTGTTAATGTGCCCTTAGACATTTTCTCAGAAGAGATAAGGTTTTATGAACTTGGGGAAGAAGCTATGGAGATGTTTCGGGAGGATGAAGGTTACATCAAAGAAGAAGAACGGCCTTTACCAGAGAATGAGTTTCAGAGACAGGTTTGGCTGCTATTTGAGTATCCAGAAAGCTCTGGACCAGCCAGGATTATAGCAATTGTATCTGTCATGGTCATTTTGATCTCAATTGTAAGCTTCTGCCTGGAAACTTTGCCTGTGTTTCGGGATGAGAATGAAGACatgcctggtggcagcagcaatcCAAGCCATTATTCCAATAACACTTCTGGGTCTCAGCAGCAAACATCTTTTACAGACCCCTTCTTTATAGTAGAGACTCTCTGCATAATTTGGTTCTCTTTTGAATTCTTGGTGAGGTTCTTTGCCTGTCCCAGCAAAGCTGGGTTTTTTACCAACATCATGAACATCATTGACATTGTAGCGATCATCCCCTACTTTATCACGCTTG encodes:
- the KCNA2 gene encoding potassium voltage-gated channel subfamily A member 2, with the translated sequence MTVATGDPTDEAAALPGHPQDTYNPETDHECCERVVINISGLRFETQLKTLAQFPETLLGDPKKRMRYFDPLRNEYFFDRNRPSFDAILYYYQSGGRLRRPVNVPLDIFSEEIRFYELGEEAMEMFREDEGYIKEEERPLPENEFQRQVWLLFEYPESSGPARIIAIVSVMVILISIVSFCLETLPVFRDENEDMPGGSSNPSHYSNNTSGSQQQTSFTDPFFIVETLCIIWFSFEFLVRFFACPSKAGFFTNIMNIIDIVAIIPYFITLGTELAEKPEDGQQGQQAMSLAILRVIRLVRVFRIFKLSRHSKGLQILGQTLKASMRELGLLIFFLFIGVILFSSAVYFAEADESESQFPSIPDAFWWAVVSMTTVGYGDMVPTTIGGKIVGSLCAIAGVLTIALPVPVIVSNFNYFYHRETEGEEQAQYLQVTSCPKIPSSPDLKKSRSASTISKSDYMEIQEGVNNSNEDFREENLKTANCTLANTNYVNITKMLTDV